In Methanothermobacter tenebrarum, the sequence GATATACTCATCAAGGTTCCAACCGAAATTGGCTATATTCCTTTCCATGTCCTTCAGACCATAATCGGTACTGATATAGAGGCATGGTTCATCATTACGAAGACCTTCATATGCAAATTGATAAGAGAATATGGATTTACCCACTTTTGGGGGGCCGTAGATGAGTGTAACAGTGTTATCTACAAATGATCCACCACCATCCCCCATGAGCTCATCTAAACCTGGAATTCCTGAGGAGATCCTCACAATCAATTCAATCACCATAGAGCAGTCCTAAGAGGGCTTCAAGGGCATCAGTAACTCCTTTCCCCTCTGTTACTATCGCTGGTATGATAGGGATATCCTCGCCGAGTTTCATCTTTTCACGTATTTCCTCGGGTGAAAGCGCCCCTGGTAAGTCCTGTTTATTTGCGACTAGAACCTTTGGTATGGCTTCTGCCTTCGCCTTCCTTATCATCTCCTTGGCCCTCGCAAATGTTTGCGGAGCTGTTGAGTCAACGATAATAAAAGCACCAACTGATTCCCTGCCTAGAACATCTAATAGCAGGTCGAACCGTTCCTGGCCAGGGGTGCCGAATACATCAGCTATAAAACCTTTATATTCAAGATGTCCTATATCCAATGCTATCGTGGTTGGGAAAGCCGATAAAGCCTTCCTATCAACTGAAACAGACCTCTTCGATATCTTCTTCACGAAAGTCGATTTACCCGCATTATATGGGCCCGTGACTAGTATCTTGGGTATGTATACCTTAACTCCTCCCGGTTGCACCACAAAGAATAAGACCATAGTATCTGATGGTTTAGACCATGAAGAATGGGCCACCATAAAACCTTGACCTATTATAACCCTTTCCTCTATTGTTTTAATCTCAACCACACAATCCATGGATTTCTTAAGGTTCTGGACCAGATCGAAGTTATAATCCCATTTTGTGAAGAGATAAACTAGGCTTGTATTATATTTTTTGCCATCTAGGTTCCATTTTTTTATAATGTTTATTGTCTCATCTTCTCCAAGATAATCTATTAGGGTTGAAAGATTATTTATAACACCTATACCATCTGGCACATCCTCTATAGCTTCCAGGATCGCCTCTTCTACCTGTGAATAATCCTCGATGGAATATTTAGCATCTGATGGCAATCCCATGAATGGCGAAGTTCCATCAACAAAAAAAGCCCGATTATCTTCTAGGAATTTTTCAAGATTCCAACCATAGGATCTGAACTCGTATATTATCGTTTCAGGTTCGGCTACATTCGTGAACACGAAACCCTTATCCCCATCCCTTAATCGTCCATTTAACATCTGGTAACCAAAAGCCTCATAATCCACACCAGGAACGGCAGAAAACATTACAGAAGCGTTATCGATTATGCCACCACCAAGTATATCGTCAAGTTTTGGGATGTAAGTCCTTTTCATCTTCACATCTCCTTGAGGATTTCTTCAACCTGCCCTGCTCTAGTTTCCATTTCAACGAGTAAAAGTCCCAATTGGGCGTCTGGTTCTGCGAGTGCCGTTAATATGGCCTTCTCACCTGCAGGTTTTAAAATTATTATACCCCCTTCAGTTCTTACAGTGATCTCATCCACTGCACCAGTGTTCATCTGACCAGAGGCCGCCTCCGCAGCCCCCATGATAGTGGAACATAAAGCTGAGAAGATCCTCGCATCCACATCAGGGGGTGTGCGTGCATTTATAAGAAGACCTTCTTTGGATACGATCCCACACGCTCTTATCTGCCCAACTTGCATGAAACCTGAAAGAACATCATCCA encodes:
- a CDS encoding GTP-binding protein, which encodes MKRTYIPKLDDILGGGIIDNASVMFSAVPGVDYEAFGYQMLNGRLRDGDKGFVFTNVAEPETIIYEFRSYGWNLEKFLEDNRAFFVDGTSPFMGLPSDAKYSIEDYSQVEEAILEAIEDVPDGIGVINNLSTLIDYLGEDETINIIKKWNLDGKKYNTSLVYLFTKWDYNFDLVQNLKKSMDCVVEIKTIEERVIIGQGFMVAHSSWSKPSDTMVLFFVVQPGGVKVYIPKILVTGPYNAGKSTFVKKISKRSVSVDRKALSAFPTTIALDIGHLEYKGFIADVFGTPGQERFDLLLDVLGRESVGAFIIVDSTAPQTFARAKEMIRKAKAEAIPKVLVANKQDLPGALSPEEIREKMKLGEDIPIIPAIVTEGKGVTDALEALLGLLYGD
- a CDS encoding roadblock/LC7 domain-containing protein encodes the protein MTKTKKEKLDDVLSGFMQVGQIRACGIVSKEGLLINARTPPDVDARIFSALCSTIMGAAEAASGQMNTGAVDEITVRTEGGIIILKPAGEKAILTALAEPDAQLGLLLVEMETRAGQVEEILKEM